A single genomic interval of Streptomyces sp. 1222.5 harbors:
- a CDS encoding McrC family protein, with amino-acid sequence MTAVVELVEHAPAVSLALPDAVGRALAASAILDAAPDPYTTGRWSLRAGSKVGAVAVEVPGVDQPVTVRITPKTPITRLFFLLGYSLDPKGAWRDTEVEVTEYRDLLPALADTVERQVDRAVRQGLLQGYRVTEDSALVVRGRIREAEQIRRRFGATLPVEVTYDEYTADIAENRLLRAAVDRLLRLPGVPRDVRRRLLHQRGRLAEVTVVVRGQPLPEWRPTRLNSRYHTALRLARVVLENASAEHTHGGLRINGFMFDMNKLFEDFVTIALREALRGSGRTSRLQDAHHLDEAAAVRMRPDFVLYGTDGAPAAVVDAKYKTEKRGGFPETDLYQMLAYCTALGLREGHLVYAKGNESHAVHRVRHAGIHIHQHALDLDQQPAGLLADIAAVARQMAPDLRV; translated from the coding sequence GTGACAGCGGTCGTCGAGCTCGTCGAGCACGCCCCCGCGGTCAGTCTCGCTCTGCCGGACGCGGTCGGCCGCGCGCTGGCCGCCAGTGCCATCCTCGACGCGGCCCCCGACCCGTACACAACGGGGCGCTGGTCGTTGCGGGCCGGAAGCAAGGTGGGCGCGGTTGCCGTCGAAGTGCCGGGCGTCGACCAGCCGGTCACTGTGCGGATCACGCCCAAGACCCCCATCACTCGGCTATTCTTCCTCCTCGGCTACAGCCTCGACCCGAAGGGCGCTTGGCGCGACACGGAGGTCGAGGTCACCGAGTACCGTGATCTGCTGCCCGCGCTGGCCGACACCGTTGAGCGGCAGGTGGACCGGGCGGTGCGCCAGGGGCTGTTGCAGGGGTACCGGGTCACGGAGGATTCCGCCCTCGTCGTCCGTGGCCGGATCCGCGAAGCCGAGCAGATCCGGCGTCGCTTCGGAGCCACCCTGCCGGTGGAGGTGACGTACGACGAGTACACCGCGGACATCGCGGAGAACCGTCTTCTGCGGGCCGCTGTCGACCGCCTGCTGCGGCTGCCCGGCGTACCGCGCGACGTACGCCGCAGGCTGCTGCACCAACGCGGGCGGCTGGCCGAGGTGACAGTCGTCGTGCGTGGACAGCCTCTCCCCGAATGGCGGCCCACGCGCCTCAACTCCCGCTACCACACCGCTCTACGCCTTGCACGTGTCGTCCTGGAGAACGCCTCGGCGGAACACACTCACGGCGGCCTCCGTATCAACGGGTTCATGTTCGACATGAACAAACTCTTCGAGGACTTCGTGACGATCGCGCTGCGTGAAGCCTTGCGCGGCTCGGGGCGGACGTCGCGTCTTCAGGATGCGCACCACCTCGACGAGGCCGCAGCGGTCCGGATGCGTCCCGACTTCGTGCTCTACGGAACGGACGGGGCGCCGGCCGCCGTCGTGGATGCCAAGTACAAGACGGAGAAGCGGGGCGGCTTCCCCGAAACCGACCTGTACCAGATGCTCGCCTACTGCACAGCACTCGGGCTGCGGGAGGGCCACCTCGTGTACGCGAAGGGCAACGAGTCCCACGCCGTGCACCGGGTGCGACACGCCGGCATCCACATCCACCAGCACGCACTCGACCTGGACCAGCAACCCGCCGGGCTGCTGGCTGACATCGCCGCCGTGGCCCGGCAAATGGCTCCCGACCTGCGCGTATGA
- a CDS encoding UvrD-helicase domain-containing protein: MPQLAFASSFWESYDVLEKPVKAGVRKAMEKFQRLTVAELHADKGLHLESVDKARDPRMRTIRINDFWRGVVLAPDDGSDVFLLVNVVPHDDAYTWAAKRLYTTNSATRALEVRNVVAIEQLTPALEKAAAAADSLLFAKYSDRVLRELGIDDQVLRAVRTIVDKPQLQAFDTLLPEDQCEVLQYLAEGFSPDEVYRDVVAVRRPVDAGPDPDESLAVVIANTASRITLVTGPEELADILEKPFAAWRVFLHPSQLRVAYRVSYGGPVQVTGGPGTGKTVAALHRVKHLLTRSADARVLLTTYTNALAASLRENLSMLLDGDPSLLDRVDVTTVNAYAHSVVTRSDGKAVSPVNDRDERLLWQRVVKQLGLPWTEQFLAQEYRHVILAQDLRSLDAYRAASRRGRGSALSPTRREQLWVGVQLFESLLQERKATTHLKVCARAADLLAATAPTHDHVVIDEAQDLHPTQWRVLRRAVASGSDDLFITGDPHQRIYDSRVSLGSLGIAVTGRSHRLRINYRSTEEILAWATHILTPVTVEDLGGEGNDTLSGYRSLLHGRRPHVNGYGSEQAEVASLVERVQDWIAKGIRPSEIGVCARFNVLLDKAYDKLGAAGVPVVKVKDNPGPDVDGVRLATMHAMKGLEFRCVAVLGATASAVPFTREVTPASVDALQHDSDLLRERCLLFVACTRAREALAVSWSGAASPFVPLEG, from the coding sequence GTGCCACAGCTAGCGTTCGCCAGCAGTTTCTGGGAGAGCTACGACGTGCTGGAGAAGCCCGTCAAAGCAGGCGTGCGCAAGGCCATGGAGAAGTTCCAGCGGCTGACCGTGGCCGAGTTGCACGCGGACAAGGGGCTGCACCTGGAGTCCGTCGACAAGGCGCGTGATCCGCGGATGCGCACCATACGCATCAACGACTTCTGGCGGGGCGTCGTGCTGGCTCCGGACGACGGCAGCGATGTCTTCCTCCTGGTGAACGTCGTGCCGCACGACGACGCCTACACCTGGGCTGCCAAGCGGCTTTACACCACGAACTCCGCCACCCGGGCCCTTGAAGTGCGCAACGTCGTCGCCATCGAGCAGCTCACACCGGCCCTGGAGAAGGCGGCCGCCGCAGCCGACTCCCTGCTGTTCGCCAAGTACTCGGACAGGGTGCTGCGCGAACTGGGCATCGACGACCAGGTGTTGCGTGCGGTGCGGACCATCGTCGACAAACCTCAGCTCCAGGCCTTCGATACGCTCCTGCCGGAGGACCAGTGCGAGGTGCTTCAGTACCTCGCGGAAGGGTTCAGCCCCGACGAAGTGTACCGAGACGTGGTGGCCGTGCGCCGGCCCGTCGACGCGGGGCCCGACCCGGACGAGAGCCTGGCCGTGGTCATCGCCAACACCGCCAGCCGTATCACCCTGGTGACCGGGCCGGAGGAACTCGCGGACATCCTGGAGAAGCCGTTCGCGGCCTGGCGCGTCTTCCTGCACCCGTCCCAACTGCGGGTCGCCTACCGCGTCTCGTACGGCGGGCCGGTACAGGTGACCGGTGGCCCGGGCACCGGCAAGACGGTTGCGGCCCTCCACCGCGTCAAGCATCTGCTCACCCGCTCGGCCGACGCGCGGGTACTGCTGACCACCTACACCAATGCCCTCGCCGCCTCGCTGCGCGAGAACCTGTCCATGCTGCTGGACGGGGACCCCTCGCTCCTCGACCGGGTCGACGTGACGACGGTCAACGCGTACGCGCACAGCGTGGTGACCCGTAGCGACGGCAAGGCCGTCTCCCCTGTCAACGACCGTGACGAACGGCTGCTGTGGCAACGGGTGGTGAAGCAGCTCGGGCTGCCTTGGACGGAGCAGTTCCTGGCGCAGGAGTACCGGCACGTGATCCTCGCCCAGGACCTGCGCAGCCTCGACGCATACCGCGCCGCCTCCCGGCGTGGTCGTGGCAGCGCGCTGTCGCCCACTCGGCGCGAGCAACTGTGGGTGGGCGTCCAGCTGTTCGAGTCCCTGCTCCAGGAGCGAAAGGCCACCACACACCTCAAGGTGTGCGCGCGTGCAGCCGATCTCCTGGCGGCCACGGCACCGACGCACGACCACGTCGTGATCGACGAGGCACAGGACCTGCATCCCACGCAGTGGCGGGTGCTCCGCCGCGCGGTGGCATCCGGCAGCGACGACCTGTTCATCACGGGCGACCCGCACCAGCGAATCTACGACTCCAGGGTCTCGCTCGGCTCGCTGGGTATAGCGGTCACCGGCCGTTCGCATCGGCTGCGCATCAATTACCGGAGCACAGAGGAGATCTTGGCCTGGGCGACGCACATACTCACCCCCGTCACCGTGGAAGATCTCGGTGGGGAGGGCAACGACACTCTGTCCGGATACCGCTCGCTTCTGCACGGCCGCAGGCCGCATGTGAACGGATACGGCTCGGAGCAAGCCGAGGTGGCGTCGCTCGTCGAACGCGTTCAGGACTGGATCGCCAAGGGCATCCGGCCCTCCGAAATCGGCGTCTGCGCACGCTTCAACGTGCTCCTGGACAAGGCCTACGACAAACTGGGCGCGGCCGGTGTCCCAGTGGTCAAGGTCAAGGACAACCCCGGGCCGGACGTCGACGGCGTGCGGCTCGCCACCATGCACGCCATGAAGGGGCTGGAGTTCCGGTGCGTGGCCGTCCTCGGGGCGACGGCGAGTGCGGTGCCCTTCACACGTGAGGTCACACCTGCCTCCGTGGACGCGCTGCAGCACGACTCGGACCTGTTGCGCGAACGGTGCCTGCTCTTCGTGGCGTGCACGCGGGCGCGGGAGGCGCTGGCGGTGTCGTGGAGCGGAGCGGCCAGTCCGTTCGTGCCTCTGGAGGGCTGA
- a CDS encoding N-6 DNA methylase, protein MADKPAAPAGSLVTSSEIARTAGVTRAAVSNWRRRYDDFPAPAGGGVNSPLFDLVEVQAWLDRQRKGQDVTQEVQLWQTLRAAYGDDMIGGLADVAQLLADAPGEMSAALPKDAGRLARALADSGSASEVVNALAERFTDSVRRAGSDQVTSPRIVRAVRHFAGGLAPEDTVFDPACGIGTLLLAVGPAHGPRRCGQESDPRSARFAQLRAALTDRADADIVTGDSLRHDRWPELKAALVVSDPPVSDTDWGREDLLLDSRWEFGTPSRAESELAWLQHAYAHTAPGGRVIMVMPASVAYRKAGRRIRAELVRRGILTQITALPPGVAASHALPVHLWQLRRPRSLGDAVTSVRMVDLTANDPDGSLEAQPDQVAEVSLIELLDDAVDLTPGRRVAESHRDYAVEYQALKQELAHQVRLLAELLPALTQGAGASALDGPSVSVADLARAGLVQYGDPEPVSVSDQLDTDFLRGFLRSSANTRRSTSASGTFRLDGKGARIPQMDIAEQRRYGAAFRALQEFEELTRRVSELSKQTSALARDGLGNGALAPME, encoded by the coding sequence ATGGCAGACAAACCCGCGGCACCGGCCGGGTCCCTGGTCACCAGTTCCGAGATCGCCCGGACCGCCGGCGTGACCCGTGCCGCGGTCTCCAACTGGAGAAGGCGGTACGACGACTTCCCCGCCCCCGCCGGCGGAGGGGTGAACAGCCCGCTCTTCGACCTCGTCGAGGTGCAGGCCTGGCTGGACCGGCAGCGCAAGGGGCAGGACGTCACGCAAGAAGTCCAACTCTGGCAGACCCTGCGAGCAGCTTACGGTGACGACATGATCGGCGGTCTCGCGGATGTGGCGCAACTGCTCGCCGACGCCCCGGGCGAGATGTCCGCGGCGCTGCCGAAGGACGCCGGACGCCTGGCACGGGCCCTGGCCGACAGCGGTTCGGCGAGCGAGGTCGTGAACGCTCTCGCGGAACGTTTCACCGACTCCGTCCGTCGAGCCGGATCGGATCAGGTCACCTCCCCACGCATCGTCCGCGCCGTGCGGCACTTCGCCGGAGGGTTGGCGCCCGAGGACACCGTCTTCGACCCGGCCTGCGGTATCGGCACGCTGCTGCTCGCGGTCGGACCCGCGCACGGACCCAGAAGATGCGGCCAGGAATCGGACCCCCGTAGTGCGCGCTTCGCTCAACTACGAGCTGCCCTCACGGACCGTGCGGACGCGGACATCGTCACCGGAGACTCGCTGCGCCATGACCGGTGGCCGGAGCTGAAGGCCGCTCTCGTCGTCAGCGATCCACCGGTGAGCGACACCGATTGGGGTCGTGAAGACCTGCTTCTGGACTCACGTTGGGAGTTCGGAACACCCTCACGGGCCGAGAGCGAGCTTGCTTGGCTGCAGCATGCCTATGCACACACGGCACCCGGCGGTCGCGTCATCATGGTCATGCCTGCCTCGGTCGCCTACCGAAAAGCAGGCCGCCGCATCCGCGCCGAACTCGTACGGCGCGGGATCCTCACGCAGATCACTGCTCTGCCACCAGGCGTCGCGGCATCACATGCGCTCCCCGTGCACCTCTGGCAGCTGCGCAGACCTCGTTCCCTCGGCGATGCCGTCACCAGTGTCCGTATGGTCGATCTGACGGCGAACGATCCGGACGGCTCACTGGAGGCGCAACCCGACCAAGTGGCGGAGGTGTCTCTGATCGAGTTGCTCGACGACGCCGTGGACCTCACCCCAGGGCGGCGCGTCGCCGAGTCGCACCGCGACTACGCGGTGGAGTACCAGGCCCTGAAACAGGAGCTGGCCCATCAAGTGCGGTTGCTGGCGGAGCTTTTGCCCGCGCTGACCCAGGGCGCCGGCGCCAGTGCACTGGACGGGCCGTCCGTCAGCGTCGCCGACCTTGCTCGCGCCGGACTGGTCCAGTACGGCGATCCGGAACCGGTCTCGGTCAGCGACCAGCTCGACACCGACTTCCTCCGGGGATTCCTGCGGAGTTCGGCGAACACCCGCAGGTCCACGAGTGCCAGCGGCACGTTCCGGCTCGACGGCAAGGGCGCCCGGATTCCGCAGATGGACATCGCCGAACAGCGCCGGTACGGGGCCGCATTCCGCGCACTGCAGGAATTCGAAGAACTGACTCGGCGCGTGTCCGAGTTGAGCAAGCAGACCTCCGCACTGGCGCGGGACGGTCTGGGAAACGGAGCACTGGCACCGATGGAGTAG
- a CDS encoding discoidin domain-containing protein — protein sequence MPSRIPRTLVAAALSTAALLTSGPLLAAPAHAAPAAVWDTDRAAAAYAVNPAAVTASGSENAGTAPGLAFDGNGSTRFSSDFADNAWIRVDLGSVIRVDRVVLDWEAAYGKRYVLEASKNGTDWTPFYTETAGTGGSVTAHTYPQEVTGRYVRLRGLERATPYGYSLWNFKVYGGEPAPASATRTNLALNHPAYSDHYQHAGNSPAFVTDGGRPADLKGDASRWSSDWNADRWVSVDLGAPSTIDTVDLYWEAAYAVDYLLQVSDDNRTWRTVHEPSAADVAARRANVTSPSEAAGLHDTVRLPSPVTGRYVRMLGKERRSFYNPAPATAQFGYSLYEFEVWGTGGSATAAYPSLPGDRPGTYRTTFFDDFTGAGLDRAKWRVVRTGTEMGPVNGESQAYVDSTDNVRVANGALLLHAKYCKGCTKAGGGTYDLTSGRIDTNTHFDFTYGKVSARMKLPVGDGFWPAFWLLGSDVDDPSVSWPASGETDIMENIGYGDWTSSALHGPGYSADGNIGARQTYPAGGTADQWHTYAVEWTPTAMRFAVDDRLVQETTRNVLESTRGQWVYDHDQYVILNLALGGAYPAGWNKVTSPYWGLPQSSVDRIAGGGVQAEVDWVRVEQKG from the coding sequence ATGCCATCCCGTATCCCGCGCACCCTGGTCGCCGCCGCCCTGTCCACCGCGGCCCTGCTGACCTCCGGCCCCCTGCTGGCCGCACCGGCCCACGCCGCCCCGGCAGCCGTCTGGGACACCGACCGCGCGGCCGCCGCCTACGCCGTGAACCCGGCCGCCGTCACCGCGTCCGGCAGCGAGAACGCCGGCACCGCCCCCGGCCTCGCCTTCGACGGAAACGGCTCCACCCGCTTCTCCAGCGACTTCGCCGACAACGCCTGGATCCGCGTCGACCTCGGCTCGGTGATCCGTGTCGACCGGGTCGTCCTGGACTGGGAGGCCGCCTACGGCAAGCGCTACGTCCTGGAGGCCTCGAAGAACGGCACCGACTGGACGCCCTTCTACACCGAGACCGCGGGCACCGGCGGCTCGGTCACCGCGCACACCTACCCGCAGGAGGTCACCGGCCGCTACGTCCGCCTGCGCGGCCTGGAACGGGCCACGCCGTACGGCTACTCCCTCTGGAACTTCAAGGTCTACGGCGGTGAACCGGCCCCGGCCTCGGCGACCCGCACCAACCTGGCCCTGAACCACCCCGCGTACTCCGACCACTACCAGCACGCGGGCAACTCACCGGCGTTCGTGACGGACGGCGGCCGGCCCGCCGACCTGAAGGGCGACGCGAGCCGCTGGTCGAGCGACTGGAACGCGGACCGCTGGGTCTCCGTCGACCTCGGGGCACCGTCGACGATCGACACGGTGGACCTGTACTGGGAGGCGGCCTACGCCGTCGACTACCTCCTCCAGGTCTCCGACGACAACCGCACCTGGCGCACGGTCCACGAGCCGTCGGCGGCGGACGTCGCCGCCCGCCGGGCGAACGTGACGTCCCCGTCCGAGGCGGCCGGCCTGCACGACACCGTCCGCCTCCCCTCACCGGTGACCGGCCGGTACGTCCGCATGCTCGGCAAGGAGCGCCGCTCCTTCTACAACCCGGCGCCCGCCACCGCCCAGTTCGGCTACTCCCTCTACGAGTTCGAGGTCTGGGGCACAGGAGGCAGCGCGACGGCGGCCTACCCGTCGCTGCCGGGGGACCGGCCGGGCACGTACCGCACCACGTTCTTCGACGACTTCACGGGAGCGGGCCTCGACCGCGCGAAGTGGCGGGTCGTCCGCACCGGCACGGAGATGGGCCCGGTGAACGGCGAATCGCAGGCGTACGTCGACTCGACGGACAACGTCCGTGTGGCGAACGGCGCGTTGCTCCTGCACGCGAAGTACTGCAAGGGCTGCACGAAGGCGGGTGGCGGCACCTACGACCTCACCTCGGGCCGCATCGACACGAACACCCACTTCGACTTCACCTACGGCAAGGTGAGCGCCCGTATGAAACTCCCGGTGGGCGACGGTTTCTGGCCCGCCTTCTGGCTGCTGGGCAGCGACGTCGACGACCCCTCCGTCTCCTGGCCGGCGTCCGGCGAGACCGACATCATGGAGAACATCGGCTACGGCGACTGGACCAGCTCGGCCCTGCACGGCCCCGGCTACTCGGCGGACGGCAACATCGGCGCCCGCCAGACCTACCCGGCCGGCGGCACCGCGGACCAGTGGCACACCTACGCCGTCGAATGGACCCCGACGGCGATGCGCTTCGCCGTCGACGACCGCCTGGTCCAGGAGACCACCCGCAACGTCCTCGAATCGACCCGCGGCCAGTGGGTCTACGACCACGACCAGTACGTGATCCTGAACCTGGCCCTGGGCGGGGCGTACCCGGCGGGCTGGAACAAGGTGACCAGTCCTTATTGGGGGCTGCCCCAGTCGAGCGTGGACCGCATCGCGGGCGGGGGAGTGCAGGCGGAGGTGGACTGGGTGCGGGTGGAGCAGAAGGGGTGA
- a CDS encoding GH1 family beta-glucosidase, translating into MSEPIDLAAFPHDFLWGTATAAYQIEGAVAEDGRTPSIWDTFSHTPGKIANDDNGDVACDHYHRWREDIGLMRRLGVNAYRLSVAWPRVVPGGTGPVNRAGLAFYDELVDALLEADITPSVTLYHWDLPQVLQDRGGWPERDTALAFAEYASAVAARLGDRVKLWATLNEPSCSSWIGHLEGKMAPGWTDLTAAVHTSYHLLLGHGLATQAIRAAVPGAQVGIVNNLSTVHAATDRPEDLAAARRHDGHVNRWWLDPVHGRGFPADMREVYGVELPERAGDLETIAAPLDWLGLNYYFPAYVADDPDGPAPYVRSVRREGVARTGMDWEIDASGIETLLVRLTEEYGARKIYVTENGSAYPDVVRPDGSVDDPERQDYLERHLAACASAVRRGAPLAGYFAWSLLDNFEWAYGYDKRFGLVHVDYRTQVRTIKGSGHRYADIVRVHRGQARRAA; encoded by the coding sequence GTGTCCGAACCCATCGACCTCGCCGCCTTCCCGCACGACTTCCTGTGGGGCACGGCGACAGCGGCGTACCAGATCGAGGGAGCCGTCGCCGAGGACGGCCGCACGCCCTCGATCTGGGACACCTTCTCCCACACGCCCGGGAAGATCGCGAACGACGACAACGGCGACGTCGCCTGCGACCACTACCACCGCTGGCGCGAGGACATCGGCCTGATGCGGCGACTCGGCGTCAACGCCTACCGGTTGTCGGTGGCCTGGCCGCGTGTGGTCCCCGGCGGGACGGGTCCGGTGAACCGCGCGGGGCTCGCCTTCTACGACGAACTGGTGGACGCCCTGCTGGAGGCGGACATCACCCCGTCCGTCACCCTCTACCACTGGGACCTGCCGCAGGTGCTCCAGGACCGCGGCGGCTGGCCCGAACGGGACACGGCCCTCGCCTTCGCCGAGTACGCCTCGGCCGTCGCCGCCCGCCTCGGCGACCGCGTCAAACTCTGGGCGACCCTCAACGAGCCCTCCTGCTCTTCCTGGATCGGCCACCTGGAGGGCAAGATGGCCCCCGGCTGGACCGATCTGACCGCCGCCGTACACACCTCCTACCACCTGCTCCTCGGCCACGGCCTCGCCACCCAGGCGATCCGCGCCGCCGTCCCCGGCGCACAGGTCGGCATCGTCAACAACCTCTCCACCGTCCACGCGGCCACCGACCGCCCGGAGGACCTGGCGGCCGCCCGCCGGCACGACGGCCACGTCAACCGCTGGTGGCTCGACCCGGTGCACGGCCGCGGCTTCCCCGCCGACATGCGCGAGGTGTACGGCGTCGAACTCCCCGAACGGGCGGGCGACCTGGAGACCATCGCGGCACCACTGGACTGGCTGGGCCTGAACTACTACTTCCCGGCGTACGTCGCCGACGACCCCGACGGCCCGGCGCCGTACGTCCGTTCCGTCCGTCGTGAGGGCGTCGCACGCACCGGCATGGACTGGGAGATCGACGCGTCCGGCATCGAGACACTGCTGGTCCGGCTCACCGAGGAGTACGGCGCCCGGAAGATCTACGTCACCGAGAACGGCTCCGCCTACCCGGACGTGGTCCGTCCCGACGGCAGCGTCGACGACCCGGAACGCCAGGACTACCTGGAGCGCCACCTCGCCGCCTGCGCCTCGGCCGTCCGCCGGGGTGCCCCGCTCGCCGGCTACTTCGCCTGGTCGCTGCTGGACAACTTCGAGTGGGCCTACGGCTACGACAAGCGCTTCGGCCTGGTCCACGTCGACTACCGCACCCAGGTCCGCACGATCAAGGGGAGCGGCCACCGGTACGCGGACATCGTCCGTGTGCACCGGGGGCAGGCACGCCGGGCCGCCTGA
- a CDS encoding carbohydrate ABC transporter permease, with protein MAPPRSFVWSRRIFLVLLSGFVLIPVYVMVSSSLKPLADVTGKFRWLPSEVTIRPYIDIWSTVPLAKYFANSLIVAGAATVCSVVIAVFAAYAVSRYDFRGKRVFTVTVLSTQMFPGILFLLPLFLIYVNIGNATGIALFGSRGGLILTYLTFSLPFSIWMLIGYFDSVPRDLDEAALVDGCGPLKALFRIVVPAAIPGIVAVAVYAFMTAWGEVLFASVMTNDTTRTLAVGLQGYSTLNDVYWNQIMAASLVVSVPVVAGFLLLQRYLVAGLTAGAVK; from the coding sequence ATGGCACCACCACGTTCGTTCGTGTGGTCCCGGCGGATCTTCCTCGTCCTGCTCTCCGGGTTCGTGCTGATCCCGGTGTACGTGATGGTCTCCAGCTCGCTGAAGCCGCTCGCGGACGTCACGGGGAAGTTCCGCTGGCTGCCCAGCGAGGTGACGATCCGGCCGTACATCGACATCTGGTCGACGGTCCCGCTCGCCAAGTACTTCGCGAACTCGCTGATCGTGGCCGGCGCGGCGACCGTCTGCTCCGTCGTCATCGCCGTGTTCGCGGCCTACGCCGTCAGCCGCTACGACTTCCGCGGCAAGCGCGTCTTCACGGTCACCGTGCTGTCGACGCAGATGTTCCCCGGCATCCTCTTCCTGCTCCCTCTGTTCCTCATCTACGTCAACATCGGCAACGCCACCGGCATCGCCCTGTTCGGCTCGCGCGGCGGGCTGATCCTGACGTACCTCACCTTCTCCCTGCCGTTCTCGATCTGGATGCTCATCGGGTACTTCGACTCGGTGCCGCGCGACCTGGACGAGGCGGCCCTGGTGGACGGCTGCGGCCCGCTCAAGGCGCTCTTCAGGATCGTCGTGCCGGCCGCGATCCCCGGCATCGTCGCGGTCGCCGTCTACGCCTTCATGACCGCGTGGGGAGAGGTGCTCTTCGCGTCCGTCATGACCAACGACACCACCCGCACACTCGCCGTCGGCCTCCAGGGCTACTCCACCCTCAACGACGTCTACTGGAACCAGATCATGGCCGCCTCGCTCGTCGTGAGCGTGCCCGTGGTCGCGGGGTTCCTGCTCCTGCAGCGCTATCTCGTCGCCGGTCTGACGGCGGGCGCCGTCAAGTGA
- a CDS encoding carbohydrate ABC transporter permease: MTTTALQEPVRKTSPGAAREPRRRTGRIRRISLPYLLLLPALLLELLVHLVPMVIGIVMSFKELTQFYIRDWGTAPWSGLGNYKVSVDFDAPVGEALLHSFFVTVGFTLLSVGLCWLIGTAAAVYMQDTFRGRGLLRALFLVPYALPVYAAVITWVFMFQHDNGLVNHVLHDQLHLTDQPSFWLIGDNSFYALLTVSVWKGWPFAFLIVMAGLQNIPRELYEAAALDGAGMWQQIRRITLPSLRPVNQVLVLVLFLWTFNDFNTPYVLFGKAAPEAADLISVHIYQASFVTWNFGTGSAMSVLLLLFLLVVTGVYLLFTSRGRRAADV, translated from the coding sequence ATGACCACCACCGCTCTGCAGGAGCCGGTGCGGAAGACGTCCCCCGGTGCGGCGCGCGAACCCCGCCGCCGCACCGGGCGGATCCGCCGGATCTCCCTGCCGTATCTGCTGCTCCTGCCCGCCCTGCTGCTCGAACTCCTGGTCCACCTGGTGCCGATGGTCATCGGCATCGTGATGAGCTTCAAGGAGCTCACCCAGTTCTACATCCGCGACTGGGGCACCGCGCCCTGGTCGGGCCTCGGCAACTACAAGGTGTCCGTGGACTTCGACGCCCCGGTCGGCGAGGCCCTGCTGCACTCCTTCTTCGTCACCGTCGGCTTCACCCTGCTGTCGGTCGGCCTGTGCTGGCTGATCGGTACGGCGGCGGCCGTCTACATGCAGGACACCTTCCGCGGCCGCGGTCTGCTGCGGGCCCTGTTCCTGGTGCCGTACGCCCTGCCGGTCTACGCGGCCGTCATCACCTGGGTGTTCATGTTCCAGCACGACAACGGTCTGGTGAACCACGTCCTGCACGACCAGCTGCACCTCACCGACCAGCCGTCCTTCTGGCTGATCGGCGACAACAGCTTCTACGCCCTGCTGACCGTGTCGGTGTGGAAGGGCTGGCCGTTCGCCTTCCTCATCGTGATGGCGGGACTGCAGAACATCCCCCGGGAGCTGTACGAGGCCGCGGCCCTGGACGGCGCCGGGATGTGGCAGCAGATCCGCCGTATCACCCTGCCGTCGCTGCGCCCGGTCAACCAGGTGCTGGTCCTCGTGCTGTTCCTGTGGACCTTCAACGACTTCAACACCCCGTACGTCCTGTTCGGCAAGGCCGCCCCGGAGGCCGCCGACCTCATCTCGGTCCACATCTACCAGGCCTCCTTCGTCACCTGGAACTTCGGCACCGGTTCCGCCATGTCGGTCCTGCTGCTGCTCTTCCTGCTGGTCGTGACCGGCGTGTACCTGCTGTTCACCTCGCGCGGACGGAGGGCCGCCGATGTCTAG